A genome region from Equus caballus isolate H_3958 breed thoroughbred chromosome 19, TB-T2T, whole genome shotgun sequence includes the following:
- the PIGZ gene encoding GPI mannosyltransferase 4, whose protein sequence is MKMAARVLWGSLSLLRLVWCLLPQTGYVHPDEFFQSPEVMAEDILGIEAARPWEFHPSSSCRTVVFPLLTSGSAFWLLKLWEEWGPWPGPVSGYVLLVGPRLLLTALSFALDVAVYHLSPLWGAERWNALVLLSGSYVTLVFYTRTFSNAIEGLLFAWLLVLVSPRVAWSPTSKKPAPGLWWRHWLLGGTVAAGFFNRPTFLAFALVPLFLWGICGASNPGFKSLTQEALVLLPGATLTAAVFVAVDSWYFSSPSRPSTLVLTPANFLGYNLDPQNLARHGTHMRLTHLAVNGFLLFGVLHAQALQAAWQQLQACLRTFAQRGFLRALAARSLPSRPRAHLLLIYFMPMALLSAFSHQEARFLIPLLVPLVLLCSSQTQPVPCKGTLVLFNALGALFFGCLHQGGLVPGLEHLERVVHAPVLPSAPTHYTLLFTHTYMPPRHLLRLPGLGSPVEVVDMGGTKDQVLCQALNNFTRQAACQVAGGPWLCRLFVVTPGTTRPAVEKCSFPVKSETLLFPHLTLEDPPALSSLLSGAWRDHLSLHVLELGERPDNITEEPLPKIQP, encoded by the exons ATGAAGATGGCAGCCAGGGTGCTGTGGGGCAGCCTCAGCCTGCTGCGCCTGGTGTGGTGTCTCCTTCCGCAGACAGGCTACGTGCACCCGGACGAGTTCTTCCAGTCACCCGAGGTCATGGCAG aGGACATCCTGGGCATAGAGGCCGCACGGCCCTGGGAGTTCCACCCCAGCAGCTCCTGCCGCACAGTGGTCTTTCCACTGCTGACCTCTGGCTCTGCCTTCTGGCTGCTCAAGCTCTGGGAAGAGTGGGGGCCGTGGCCTGGCCCAGTGAGTGGCTACGTGCTGCTGGTGGGGCCCCGACTCCTCCTCACTGCCCTCTCCTTTGCCCTGGACGTGGCTGTGTACCACCTGTCCCCTCTGTGGGGGGCGGAGCGCTGGAACGCCCTGGTCCTGCTGTCTGGTTCCTACGTCACCCTGGTCTTCTACACAAGGACCTTCTCCAACGCCATCGAAGGACTGCTCTTTGCCTGGCTGCTGGTGCTGGTATCCCCCCGTGTAGCTTGGAGCCCTACTTCCAAGAAGCCTGCTCCAGGCCTGTGGTGGCGCCACTGGCTCCTCGGAGGCACCGTGGCTGCTGGCTTCTTCAATCGGCCCACCTTTCTGGCCTTTGCTCTGGTCCCCCTCTTCCTCTGGGGCATTTGTGGAGCCTCGAACCCTGGCTTCAAGTCGCTGACCCAGGAAGCCCTCGTGTTGCTCCCAGGGGCGACCCTCACAGCAGCGGTGTTTGTGGCTGTGGACAGCTGGTATTTCTCCAGTCCATCTAGACCCAGTACCCTTGTCCTTACACCTGCTAACTTCTTGGGCTACAACCTGGATCCTCAAAACCTGGCGAGGCATGGAACACACATGCGGCTCACTCACCTGGCGGTCAATGGCTTCCTGCTCTTCGGTGTGCTGCATGCCCAGGCCCTGCAGGCTGCGTGGCAACAGCTGCAAGCCTGCCTCCGGACCTTTGCCCAAAGGGGCTTCCTGAGGGCACTGGCTGCCCGGAGCCTGCCTTCCAGGCCCAGGGCTCACCTCCTGCTCATCTACTTCATGCCCATGGCCCTGCTGTCGGCCTTTAGCCACCAGGAAGCTCGCTTCCTGATCCCCCTTCTTGTCCCCCTAGTCCTGCTTTGTAGTTCACAGACCCAACCCGTGCCCTGCAAGGGCACCCTGGTCCTCTTCAATGCCCTGGGTGCCCTCTTCTTCGGCTGCCTGCACCAGGGGGGCCTAGTGCCTGGCCTGGAGCACCTGGAGCGGGTGGTTCATGCACCGGTACTCCCGAGCGCACCTACCCACTACACGCTGCTCTTCACCCACACCTACATGCCCCCCCGGCACCTCCTACGCCTCCCAGGCCTGGGGTCGCCCGTGGAGGTGGTGGACATGGGTGGGACAAAGGACCAGGTCCTGTGCCAAGCGCTGAACAACTTCACCAGACAAGCAGCCTGCCAGGTGGCCGGTGGGCCGTGGCTCTGCCGCCTTTTTGTGGTGACCCCtggcaccaccaggcctgccgtGGAGAAGTGCAGCTTCCCCGTCAAGAGTGAGACGCTCCTGTTTCCCCACTTGACCCTGGAGGACCCCCCAGCCCTGTCCTCCCTGCTGAGTGGGGCTTGGAGGGACCATCTCAGCCTTCACGTCTTGGAGCTGGGGGAGAGGCCTGACAATATAACAGAAGAGCCACTGCCCAAGATTCAGCCGTAG
- the NCBP2AS2 gene encoding protein NCBP2AS2 yields MVLRRLLAALLHSPQLVERLSESRPIRRAAQLTAFALLQAQLRGQDAARRLRRLAAGPAGSLGRRAARFKDTFTQELRRGLRERPGPPPGSQRGPGANP; encoded by the coding sequence ATGGTTCTTCGGCGGCTGCTGGCCGCCCTGCTGCACAGCCCGCAGCTGGTGGAGCGTCTGTCCGAGTCGCGGCCCATCCGGCGCGCGGCTCAGCTCACGGCCTTCGCACTGCTGCAGGCCCAGCTGCGCGGCCAGGACGCGGCCCGGCGCCTACGACGCCTAGCGGCTGGGCCCGCGGGCTCCCTGGGCCGCCGCGCTGCCCGCTTCAAAGACACCTTCACTCAGGAGCTACGCCGCGGCCTCCGGGAACGCCCGGGGCCACCGCCGGGTAGCCAGAGGGGCCCGGGCGCAAACCCCTAA